In Oryza sativa Japonica Group chromosome 11, ASM3414082v1, the following are encoded in one genomic region:
- the LOC107277557 gene encoding uncharacterized protein, giving the protein MHVLPRAVPHSEQASAIAKRRPESCRIISLGAMAVKSLSEQLARSFRAAAGKLLALSLSDLSAGLPFSLEEPGSGSATTVTYYSTMELNGWEVQKLDRFLQEGQGMAREVMREKPDDFVRDETRREFLVLRLYDHLLLRLDATHVSRAGRVCADRLWDSSPPCVSDR; this is encoded by the exons ATGCATGTACTTCCCCGTGCCGTGCCACACAGTGAGCAAGCGAGCGCCATTGCCAAGCGCAGACCAGAGAGTTGTAGGATCATTAGTTTGGGCGCCATGGCCGTGAAATCCTTGTCCGAACAACTAGCTCGTTCTTTCCGTGCAGCAGCAGGGAAGCTGCTGGCCTTGTCCTTGTCCGACCTCTCGGCCGGGTTGCCCTTCTCCTTG GAGGAGCCGGGAAGTGGCAGCGCTACGACTGTCACGTACTACTCCACCATGGAACTGAACGGGTGGGAGGTGCAGAAGTTGGACCGCTTCTTGCAGGAAGGACAGGGAATGGCGAGGGAGGTGATGAGGGAGAAGCCGGACGACTTCGTCCGCGACGAGACAAGGAGGGAATTTCTGGTGCTGAGGCTGTACGATCATCTGCTGCTGCGCTTGGACGCGACGCACGTCAGCCGCGCCGGCCGTGTGTGCGCTGATCGTCTTTGGGACTCCTCGCCACCCTGTGTTTCTGATCGATGA
- the LOC136354043 gene encoding uncharacterized protein, translated as MNSFENFEFGGGNSGSDNLGHQYNHRVPKLDFPRFDGTDPQDRQMRCEHYFDVNNTYPGLWVRIATIYFSGRAASWLRSSRAHVRFPGWGEFCHAVSTKFDMDQHELLIRQMDAIKQVGTVWEYYEKFDELMNQLLVYDPGVSMKYLTHRFTEGLHREIRNVVILQRPRDLESALVVASLQEEVLDSNTISGTKEFKKSDSNFQFKSNPTLKGALPLPFPPGRVMSGGGKELKNDDRKGTENSRIMAGNDKMSVLKAQRRAQGLCYICAEKWSPTHKCANSVQLHSVQELFALFQHQESELLAPEEQHEQESQLMAISLQAIQRIESAGTMRLLGSLQGKEVLILVDSGSSANFMSSKMADQQTGLQQLQSTVSVQVANGGVLSCRHEIPQCEWSTQGYLFCTSFKVLDLPGYDLILGMDWLSNHSPMQVDWANKLIILKWKGQWVTLQGVKLATASCKLLHPRVMREFQDRQAVAHLVQLCVISTGKEEIVPVGIQHIL; from the coding sequence ATGAATTCCTTTGAGAATTTTGAATTTGGGGGAGGGAATTCGGGTTCTGACAATTTGGGACATCAGTACAATCATAGAGTTCCAAAGTTAGATTTCCCTAGGTTTGATGGAACTGATCCCCAGGACAGGCAGATGAGATGTGAGCACTACTTTGATGTTAATAACACCTATCCAGGGTTATGGGTTAGGATTGCTACCATTTATTTCTCAGGAAGGGCGGCTTCTTGGTTGCGTTCGTCCAGGGCTCATGTTAGATTTCCGGGGTGGGGAGAATTCTGTCATGCAGTTTCAACAAAGTTTGACATGGATCAACACGAGTTGTTGATCCGTCAGATGGATGCCATTAAACAAGTGGGAACAgtttgggagtattatgaaaaGTTTGATGAATTGATGAACCAGTTGCTAGTTTATGATCCGGGGGTTAGCATGAAGTACCTTACTCATAGATTTACTGAGGGTTTGCATAGAGAAATTAGAAATGTTGTCATATTGCAACGTCCTCGTGATTTGGAATCTGCTCTGGTTGTTGCCTCTTTGCAGGAAGAAGTACTGGATTCTAACACAATTTCTGGAACCAAGGAGTTCAAGAAATCTGACAGCAACTTTCAGTTCAAATCAAATCCAACACTGAAAGGGGCATTGCCTTTACCATTCCCACCTGGTCGTGTTATGTCTGGTGGAGGGAAGGAATTGAAAAATGATGACAGGAAGGGAACAGAAAACTCTAGAATCATGGCTGGTAATGATAAGATGTCAGTTCTAAAGGCTCAGCGTCGGGCTCAAGGTTTATGTTACATATGTGCAGAAAAGTGGTCACCAACACATAAGTGTGCCAATTCTGTGCAATTGCATTCTGTACAAGAATTATTTGCCTTGTTCCAGCATCAAGAATCAGAACTGCTTGCTCCGGAAGAACAACACGAGCAGGAGTCTCAATTGATGGCAATTTCGTTGCAAGCTATTCAGAGAATAGAATCTGCAGGTACCATGAGATTGCTGGGGTCACTTCAAGGAAAGGAAGTTTTAATACTGGTGGATTCTGGTAGTTCTGCAAATTTTATGAGTTCTAAGATGGCTGATCAACAAACTGGATTGCAGCAGCTTCAGTCCACTGTATCTGTTCAAGTGGCTAATGGGGGTGTTTTGTCCTGTCGACATGAAATTCCTCAATGTGAGTGGAGCACACAGGGTTATCTTTTCTGCACTTCTTTCAAGGTGTTAGATCTTCCTGGTTATGATCTGATTCTGGGCATGGATTGGTTATCCAATCACAGTCCAATGCAAGTGGATTGGGCTAATAAGCTCATTATTCTTAAATGGAAGGGTCAATGGGTTACTCTACAGGGGGTTAAACTAGCAACAGCAAGTTGTAAATTGCTGCATCCTAGAGTAATGAGAGAATTTCAGGACAGACAGGCTGTGGCACATTTAGTGCAGCTCTGTGTGATCTCTACTGGAAAGGAGGAGATAGTTCCGGTTGGGATTCAGCACATTCTTTAA
- the LOC4350568 gene encoding uncharacterized protein, producing the protein MASSSRRFFGYDPYDYYYTSSPYDYAYPYYTPAPAATDRRRHASPRFFPAAAADEEYRYGEPVETVDVLRPSSSRRSRARPVSVSVPVQFAGSETKAKAKGCESEMSPPRSVARIGREAAAVRVQAAARGFLARRMVREVRAVEAEAEGVARKVAAEAEALRRDARGRVALGEALMRLLLRLDAVHGAREYRRRVTKRVLALQDAVDALEHVPAAPPVEEEEEEARVVADDAAPALDMEEAHDAQEDMMTPSPAQDASQLADDAPAAVDAVDMEENEMAPGSPRAEEEHGVEAEPKPEVEIPVPEAGTEMEVDGGQATGGEAETEKAVEQVVGGEMQEAEEEAEGEWEMVTAESPLEAAAADDDVEAVESSAAPAARVDEPAVQDEEKEKEEGVEMKKVMEMVAALCERSAQQCAVIGALAERVDALERAVRRVEESDRRRRRNKKLKKEAKANS; encoded by the coding sequence ATGGCGTCGTCGTCTCGTCGATTCTTCGGCTACGACCCCTACGACTACTACTACACCTCCTCCCCCTACGACTACGCCTACCCGTACTacacccccgcccccgccgccaccgaccgccgccgccacgcctcgCCGCGGTtcttcccggcggcggcggccgatgaGGAGTACAGGTACGGCGAGCCGGTGGAGACGGTGGACGTGCTGCGCCCGAGCTCCTCGAGGAGGAGCAGGGCGAGGCCGGTGTCCGTGTCCGTCCCGGTGCAGTTTGCTGGGTCTGAGacgaaggcgaaggcgaaggggTGTGAGAGTGAGATGAGTCCGCCGCGATCGGTGGCGAGGAttgggagggaggcggcggcggtgagggtgcaggcggcggcgagggggttCCTGGCGAGGAGGATGGTGCGGGAGGTgagggcggtggaggcggaggcggagggggtggcgaggaaggtggcggccgaggcggaggcgctGAGGCGGGACGCGAGGGGGAGGGTCGCCCTCGGGGAGGCGCTCATGCGGCTGCTGCTCCGGCTCGACGCGGTCCACGGCGCCAGGGAGTACCGGAGGAGGGTAACCAAGCGGGTCCTCGCGCTGCAGGACGCCGTCGACGCCCTCGAGCAcgtgccggcggcgccgcccgtggaggaggaggaggaggaggcccgcgtggtcgccgacgacgccgccccgGCCCTCGACATGGAGGAGGCTCACGACGCGCAGGAGGACATGATGACGCCGTCGCCTGCGCAGGACGCGTCCCAGCTCGCGGACGACGCCCCGGCGGCCGTCGATGCCGTCGACATGGAAGAGAACGAGATGGCGCCGGGGTCGCCGCGCGCCGAGGAGGAGCACGGCGTCGAGGCGGAACCGAAGCCCGAGGTGGAGATCCCGGTTCCTGAGGCGGGCACCGAGATGGAGGTGGACGGGGGGCaagccaccggcggcgaggccgagacGGAGAAAGCGGTCGAACAGGTGGTGGGCGGAGAGATGCAGGAGGCGGAGGAAGAGGCGGAAGGCGAGTGGGAGATGGTGACTGCAGAATCCCCtttggaggccgccgccgccgacgacgacgtggaggcCGTGGAGAGCTCGGCGGCGCCCGCTGCGCGGGTCGACGAACCGGCGGTCCAAGAtgaggagaaagagaaggaggagggggtgGAGATGAAGAAGGTGAtggagatggtggcggcgctgtGCGAGCGGAGCGCGCAGCAGTGCGCGGTGATCGGCGCGCTGGCGGAGCGGGTGGACGCGCTGGAGCGCGCCGTGCGGCGGGTGGAGGAGAgcgaccggcggcgccgccgcaacAAGAAGCTCAAGAAGGAAGCCAAGGCGAACAGCTAG